The Silene latifolia isolate original U9 population chromosome Y, ASM4854445v1, whole genome shotgun sequence sequence tgcactagattttataggggattacattgTGCATTGAGAAAAGAAGGTGAATTAGTTGACAATGTGAATGAACATAACAAGGAAGAGGTGTCAAAAGGAGAGTCAGAGGAAAACAAAGTTGAAGCAGTTGAAAATGGAAATGAACACAAGAAGGAAGAGATGTCAAAAGGGGAGTCAGAGGAAGACAAAGTTGAATCagttgaaaatgggaatgaagataacaaagaagacgtgTCGGAAGGTGAGTTTGAGGAAAACAAAGTTGAAACagttgaaaatgggaatgaaAACAACAAGGAAGAGGTGTCAGAAGGGGAGTGTGACAAAAACAAAACGTCTGATGATGACAAGAATGTACGAAATGATTTGAAccatctttatgttgatagtgacgGGGAGAATGAGCAAGAAGCCAATACGGATAATCTTATAAATACCCTTGTATGTAGCATGTTATCTGAAGATTATAGTGAAGAACCCAAGGCAACCAATCCCAACCCAAGTTTAGATATTAGTACTGAACTTGATTTACTAAGAGGAGTAACTGACCCATGTACAGAGCTATCTGAGTTTCGGTACTGTATTGCTGACTACATCTACTACACTAAGGGAAAAGGCACTATTCTTGCTAGGTATATTTTATTCTACTCATtatgtttcttttatttaatcattCTGTACATTTCGTTTGGGTATTATGTGCATTATTAATAAACATAATGTACATATGTGTAATTAACTGGCGTGTTTTGTGTAACGTCTGAACCAGTGAAAAGCTCTTTGAGTTTAAGAATGTCGTGGGTACCCGATATCTTTTTGCATCTCTAAAACCACCTCGGTATATAGCagatgttgttgttgattgttggacagcttacttgaatttcaatgaacttgaaatAAAATCTTCAGCACCACGTCGATTCTTTGCTTCAACCCTCGTATTTGTAAGTAAAATTATATTtcattctatattacaataattttatgttatacaagtgTATATTAATAGAAGAATATTATGTTCTGTGTGTGCAGGAAGCATTTTaagggcaaaggaaagaattcaaatttgaaagacAATTGGAAGTATTCAAGAAGCATCTTAGAAATGAGTTAAATCATGCCGGGATTATTAATGTGACAAAAGTTGATATGGTTAGCTCaaacaatatatatagtcaatacaTAGTGTTTTCTGCTGCTAATTTACTCTCGTAACAAATTTTATGTCTGTTGTATCTTCTAATCTTTTCTTATATAAAACAGTTTTTTTCCCAATAATATCGGACAAGCATTTTTACCTGTTcgtattcaatatggagaagaacaagtttgtcattcttgataatcaacagcatgatgaaaccccaaaaactcgttatcgaaacaaaccttggaatatggtaattgttcatttgcctttcattggttattttttcttttacaatgtCATATTTTTTGCACGGTCTCTCTAGATAGTTTGATCTGAATTTTTCCATGCAACGTAATGCTTTGGCAGAATATTTCAATGACATTGGTGATTTGAAGGAAAAAGTAAGAGCAATGGAGCCTGCTGTATtgaaaatgccttggagaaaccatcaaaatgttgttgactgtggtatttacTCAATGAAACACATGGAAACGTACAAGGGGGGTCAATATTGGACTTGTGGATTGACAAAAAACAACGTAAGTTTCTAAACAATTTATATCCCATAATTGTAAATGTACTTTTGGTTTAATTAAATTATCTTTCTTAAAGTATTAAAAGCACATTCTTTTTTATAAGTTACCTATCCTCAAGATATTCTAACTTTTGTAGATGGATGGACTTTGAATATTGAGAATCAAATATCTTTGCACTTTGGTTTCATCCAAGTGCAACATTGTTTGTGATGATGTTTTAACAAAGGTGACGCAGTATCAAGAGAAGCCCTTCCCAAAGAAACTGGATTCATCTGATGAAGAATTCTACGAGGGTGATGAGACTGTCGGGGATGAGAAGATAGGAGAGGAGGTAGttggaaagaaagagaagagTACCGATGATATTGGTGTCCCTGACAACAATGAGACTGTTAGGGTTAAGAAGAGAACAATGGAGGTAGGTTGTACAGAAGGGAATATACCATATGGTAATGATGCTTGTGAGAACAATGATAGCATGAAATATGTGAGTAATACAAACGACATACCTAGGATAAAAGACAAGAGTACAAATGAGCATAATCTACTTGACAGTGCTGACACTATCAAGGGCAAAGTCATCAACAATGAAAATGTTCATGAACATGAAACAAGTCAACCAGAGTCTCTGAGCATCCTTGCAAATCGTAATTTACTAAGCACAGATACATACATTATTACTCCTCTTACTGactttcagaattgcattgctgattatgtgtcatatagtagaggaaaacataccgatttagctgtatatatatatatatatatatatatatatatatatatatatatatatatatatatatatatatatatatatatatatatatatctactaatgtacaatatttaaatttaaaatgttcTGTATCCTGTTTTGAGTTAACACTGGTAGTCCTGAACCAGGGAACTTCTTGTGCATGTGGGTGACATTTCTCTTCGGCGTATTGAAATGGCAACGCTACGACAATCTAAGTATTTAACGAGTGATGTGATCGATTGTTGGGCAAAACTTTTGAATGCCAAGGAATCTAGAAGAAACTCTTCAGAGCCATATCGATTTTTTTTCACCACAGCTGTGTGTGTaagtcaaatatttatataaacttatttcaacaagtaaattttgtaatgttTTTTCCCTTGATTAACATCAGTAACTTTACTTGTCTTGCATACAGATGATGCTTCAAGGAGAACTGAACACTATTGAAAATTTTATGGtgattaaggatataatgaaagAAGAGTTTACCCAATTCTCGGTTAACCCAGATAGAATTGATTTGGTTAGCATCGAAAATATACACTCTTTctgcatgttatatttaatttgcttGTTGCCTAATTAAATCTTTTAAAATCTACAGTTCTTCTTCCCAGTTATATATAAAAGGCATTACCATTTACTAGTCATTGACAGTAACAAGTATAAGTTCATCATCATTGATAATGTTCATCGTGACGGAAAACCAGAAGAATTTTTCCACGATAGACCACTGTCTTTTGTAAGATTTTATGCTCTCGTTTGCTTAACAGCACTACATGTTGTTCCTATTCATTATTGTGAATGTACAATAACTTTACATAGAGTGTACCTTCCCCAAAAATATGGTCTGtcttaattttcttatttttgtgatattgtaGCTCATAATTGTTAGTGTCCTAATGTTTTTCCCCCCTTCTCCGCCAGCGTAATGTTCTAGCAGAATACTTGAAAGACATCGGTGTTTCAAAGGTAAAAGTTGATTGCATCAAAAAACTGCAGCCTATTCTTGCAAAGATGAAGTGGAGGAACAACACTAAGGAGACTGATTGTGGTGTTTACGTTATGAGACATATGAAGACATTTAAGGGTAATCTAAATTGGACTTGTAGGCTTAAAAAAGGCGATGTGAGTTTCAGAAGTAATACAATTatttttaatacataattcagTACACATTTGTACATGTTCTAACCCCTTGTTATCTTTACTTTCCTAGGATGCTCCCCTACTGATTCTGCGGAACAAATACATTTCATATATGATTTCAACAGAAGGCAATGTATTTTTTGATGTTGtactaaagaaggcaatggatTTACGTTCAAACCCACTGCCATGGAAGAATACGacgatgaagatgaggaagatgctGAATTCAAGCCGTAAAAAGTTTTTTAGTTTCGTTTGTGACATATGTGTGAGTAATGTAACATATATTGAGGAAGCTACGAGTCGAACAACCTGAAGTTTGAAAAAATTTTAATTCAAGAGAGTGTTATATTCCGGAAACAAatttcaataaagtttattatgttcttgcagaacaacaataatgtttattgtgcaaaacgcattaaaattattgtactctgggaaaacaattccaatcaagttgatgatgtccctgcaaaacaaaaataatgatcctttaatacaaatttaatatactttggctataagagtaatgtactttggcattGAAATCGAATtatacatacaagcctttaagaatgttccttgcagaacaacaataatgatcctttaatacaaatgtaacatactttggctataagagtaatgtactttggcagtaaaatcgaattgtacatacaagcctttaagaatgttccttgcagaacaacaataatgatcctttaatacaaatgtaatatactttccctataagagtaatgtactttggcagtaaaatcgaattgtacatacaagcctttaagaatgttctcgtagtgtatgttatggatgtctatccttgaatcaaaaatttgcaccttccacttcgttatcagattcatcttcttcatcatcgtccttcacatcatcagattcatctccttcatcgtcgtcatcttcatggtagtatttggtgaatatgcaacaaaatataaattaaatattagattttataaggagaaaatggccaaaatgaacaactaaattGATATACATTTAATGTTAACCAAATATACATTGCTGAAATTCTCATATGTGCCTTCAGAACAACCATATTGTTCATTGCACAAAGAGCTTATGTGCCTCCATATAAGAGTGATGATTTTGGAAGGTAAACACTATGCGCTATActtgtataatttaataattatttaacattaatGTAATATGCTTTATCAAGAAACCAAATTATACATACCTGTCAGAGGTTTGTTTTTTTGCAAGTCCTAGAGTTGTGTCCTTGGCGGCCACATGTTTTAATTTGCAGTACTtcttctcttttcctctcttctttagggcttttaacatttgtgattcaattctcttgcccttggtcctacccttgtttttagattttttagGAACATGAATCACCAACTTTTGAGGTATTTTGCTGCCCACgtacttttctatttctttcttcttGTATTTCTTCTTTGCTGGAACACTTCTGTTACTAATCATATCCAATATAATATCTCTCAGTTTTTCAATCAAAAGTTTCATGTCGTTATCATCACACTCAGCTACGCTGACACAAGAATAAACTGAAGGATAATATctgtataaaaccccttaaaattaaggactataacgtaatttaccatgtgattaattgtcataaacgaaaaaaaacaagagaaacgataaaagaataagaatcaacctcgggtcctatgcaaatcggcctaagaacagaaatcaacgtagattttctcctaattgttgcacccaagatcgtctgagactatgccccttgtgctagaaattgccctctgattgccttgcaatattgagagagcttttgtgaggttttttatgtgagatctagaatttcagagaaaaatactccaaaactctaatttttcttcaaatgaaaaatgattaggtcaaaaggagagaaggactctccttttgttcttctcggccaaccgtgagctcaaggggggagtgggctttccactttctccttatttaactcgtggtccgactcgttttgttaaaatgtatatgacgggttttaattataaatcgtcattctatatcggatattaaaatatcgactagtaacatgaatcagtcgacatattattatttgtccgacaatgacaatattgtataattaatcaattcaatatacattaattaaatataactgtttatattcaatttacgaattaaccgcttaattcaccttagccattattatttaatccgtattaaataaatatctcaacatcgcgtttgactaattattaatcaataactctgactaaccgcttagtcatattaggcatcaacatgactgtattttcataccgtcacatctctcaaacgtatcctataggtgtgacttttagggaccagttgatcaccgccatctgtatgacaataacgtcaaacttatctagcaagccaaccgttattgataaacgtggacaaactgataataatacaaaagtataccctttgatacttttagagatttatatgtcattgcactaactgtggaggacaccagccccaacaagctcccacttatccgtacaagtgtacgtgcaataacgttatccgcactaactggaggacaccggctccaacataAACCTCTTGCCACAGCTCAGTACTCAAACTTTTCCAGTCAGAAAACTTTTGAGAGACATCTATCAGTTTGCCATCTTTATCAAAGACAGGCTTACTCATTGCAGCTTTTGTCCATCTTTGCATTATGTACTGTTCTGGTATTTTCTGGAAATCTTGGTTGTGTAGAATCCAAAGGCAGTGCCTGCACAACAAGCCCATTCTTTGAAACATAGAATAGGAACAAGTAATCTCCATGTTATCTGATGAATATGCTACGTTCCATGACTTATTTGGCATCTGCAAGTCTGTAAGAATATAtttttttgtctcatcaatcttctccacatctttaaaacggcaatcagacaaagctgcaaccaattctgtttggaagtctttgaaaatgttgtgCGAGTATATTTCAGAAGCATGGACTTCAAGGTTTGACTTTGTTTTCCGTGGGATTTCAGAGTGTTTGTTGTCACTATTCAACTTGGACTGCTTGTGTCTTTGTGCTTCCAAGGCACTCTCATAGCACACCCAAAACTCAACAATGGTCAAATGAGCTGTGAGAAACCTGTCAAAGAAACTGTTTTTACTCTCAGACCTAGAAGTAACCCTCATCAAGCCAGACATGGAAACATCTTTAAAATAGGCAGGGATCCACTGTTCCCTGATATCGTATAAATTTGAAAACCACTCGTGTTCTACAAGTTGATAATCAGTCATTATCTTCCCCCATTGTTCTTCGAATTCATCAGGCTCAAgttggttgttccaaacacacctaTTGAGCCTGGTCTTAAAATCCTCATCTTGAAATAGTTGATAACTGACTTTTTCTCTTAGTTTCTTCATTATGTGCCACATGCACAGTCTGTGTGTTAACTCCTTAAACACTTCCGGGACTACGGACTTCATTGATTTGTCCTGATCAGTAATTATAATTCTCGGCTGGCACCCGCCCATTGCTTCCAAAAATGTCTTGAACAGCCATGTGTAACACTCAATACTTTCATCACCTATCAACCCAGCTCCAAAGGTTATACACCTTTTGTGGTGATCAACTCCTGTGAAAGGCACAAAcaccatatcgtacttgtttgttccATATGTAGCATCTGCTGATAACACCTCACCGAACAGCATGTAGCATCGTACTTTTTGTTGTTGCAAGTCTTGGCGTAAACCCACAGATTGTACAATATTCTTTGTAGAATAAATCTGCTGATTCTAGTGTTTCGAATACTTGTCCTACTTTGGGTTTCTTTTCCTCTGGACAGAATGGTATGTACTGGAGTGCATTTAATGTTTCAATTCTTTTTCTTGGTGTTTTAAAGCTGTTATTTGTAGAAGAAGacgtagttgcatcacttgttCTCATTGTCTGCTTCAACAGTAGTTAAGTAAgtaagtatattgaatattattgcatcaataatgcagtaatccaattctaatatgctctacaaagatttgtaatttatttcgtacaaataaaggttcatatataatatattcctgccaatgtccattatcatgcctttaaaggaacatttattttactggtaatgttcataggaaatattgttgtccattttgatatagcatatataaaatgtattgaatgctaatgacagtaaacaaacaaataagacataatactatttcattaatattagaaaaatatttacaaaagccatttaaggctttcaaaagcatAACGCCTACCAAGGCttatactgaaaaaaaaaaaaaacaaaacaaaataacaataaaCTAGAAAACTAACTTAATATATTTTTAAACTAATCTTTTAGTCGGAGTCATACTAACCCTCATCACCAGACTGCtcctcaatttcatattcttGTCTGTGTTTTTTATATTGTCGTGCTTGTTGTTTatgatgtctaattatttctTCACGACTAGACATAGTCCTGCAAAGGCAGTATCTTTCAAGGACCCGGTCATTCTTTGTGACAGTGATTATACCATTTTCATTTCCCCGAACCACGTTTCGGTAATAATCCCTATCAATTACCCTTGGGTCGTTCCCTATAAGGAACCACCTTGACCAGGCCTTGCACACCTCggccatgtttttcttttttcccTTCCAAGTCGGTCAAAAAAATCTGGAGCAATGCCTGAGTAGTAAGGAAATGATGTAAAGGACGATTGTGTgatggtacatccatctccacaggAATCTCTCTTCcatcaaaccagtttgaagaaaactggCTTACTTTCGATTGCCAATAATTTTGCACGAAATTTTGTTTGTGAGCATCATTCTTGTTGTGGGCTATTTTGCATTTTGAGGaagacattgttttttttttttaagaaaattaaataGTTTTCTGGAGAGATTAAAAGTTTTGGTTATTGGAAAAGGTTTTATAAATGAAGGTAGGATGGAAAAGTGGTTGTGTACTCTtgggtttatatagtggattaattgagtataagagattaaattttgtgaacagttgtgtcttttcCACTGtcacaaacataatcatggtaattaataaattgggtgAAGTTATCTATGTTACTTAAACGACTATATGTATTACGGGTTCAATTTAATTGATATTTCAAATACATGtctaaataataaaatgtactttaaaaaataatataatgtacatttaagGTCTGCTTTTAAATCTCTTGCATAAAACAGTATATGCACATTATGAAAATACGTAATGAACATTCGAATTAAactgaaagcacatttattttccaaataatattccatgttcttttttaaataatttaatgtacctttaaatataatataatgtacattttccaaacagtgcttaatgatattttagttgcatctaattatcagaaaatgcaaattatgaatatagatagtggacaatttatttgatggaacatgtttttttataattaatataatttatatttagaagtaatattcaaattaatgcgaatagttgtgtcttttcaTCACATAAGCAAGTTACAAACCATTATTTGacttattgtgacttattgtgaacAGTTGGAAGACCACTTGCAAAAGGTAAAAATTACTTGCACATCCTTATTATATATAATGCACATTTCACTAAGATTGATTAGACATTTCCTTATGAAACATGTAAAGCACAACAAAACACATTATTTTTACATGCAAAATTACTTTTCAGTTACTTCAAATTGCacacttttcctttctcattatttttacattttttctcaccacaaagtacatttgcatttaacatcctcctaaaatcaaacaaacaaactataaaccctaatttaacacttttcattataaaattaatgtttttgtgGTTCTGGACATTAAATCTAGTTAACTAAATTTAATCAAATCCGAAATTAAGTTGACTTTGATTAAATTCAACTTTAACATCATCATACAATCAATTCAAAAACGATTAAGAAAGGAATTAAATAACATTGAATGAACATACCTC is a genomic window containing:
- the LOC141628748 gene encoding protein FAR1-RELATED SEQUENCE 5-like, producing the protein MLFGEVLSADATYGTNKYDMVFVPFTGVDHHKRCITFGAGLIGDESIECYTWLFKTFLEAMGGCQPRIIITDQDKSMKSVVPEVFKELTHRLCMWHIMKKLREKVSYQLFQDEDFKTRLNRCVWNNQLEPDEFEEQWGKIMTDYQLVEHEWFSNLYDIREQWIPAYFKDVSMSGLMRVTSRSESKNSFFDRHCLWILHNQDFQKIPEQYIMQRWTKAAMSKPVFDKDGKLIDVSQKFSDWKSLSTELWQEVYVGAGVLHVAECDDNDMKLLIEKLRDIILDMISNRSVPAKKKYKKKEIEKLFDS